The Halobacillus amylolyticus nucleotide sequence GCAGCAGGAAACAGCATTACTTTCTTAGGTATTGCATTATCTGAAACCGTATATACCTCTTCGGTTTTGCCGCCACTCTTTTTAGTTTGGATTCTGTCCTATCTTGAAAGATTTTTAAATAGGAACATGAATGAAGTGATTCGCCCGTTATTTGTCCCATTTTTATGTATGATCATCATGATTCCTTTAACGATTTTATTAATTGGTCCTGCTTCAACCATTGGAGCAAACGGGATTGCTGATGGTTATAATTTCTTAGCAGAAAACGCACCTGCTGTAGCTGGAGCTATTATTGGCGGGCTATGGCAAATCCTAGTTATTTTTGGTGTACATTGGGGCGTCACCCCTATGGTATTAGCGAACTTTGATTTATACGGTCGAGATTCTTTCCAAGCGTATCAAACGATTGCCGTTGTGGCACAAGTTGGTGCGGTATTGGGGGTTTTTCTAAAAGCAAAAAGTCAAGAAGTACGAAAAGTCAGTGCCTCAGCTGGTATAACTGGATTATTTGGCATTACAGAGCCAGCCATTTACGGGGTGACTTTGAGATTTAAGAAACCGTTTATATTTGGATGTATTTCAGGTGCTGTGGGTGCCATCGCCGCGAGTATCTTTAATCCCTATTACTTTGCCTATGCTGGATTACCAGGACCTCTAACCATTGTAAATGGGATCGATGCAGATTATCCCTTGTCTATATGGGGAATTTTATTAGGTGTTGTCATTGCAGTTATTCTTCCTGTCGTTTTAATTCAAATCTTCGGTTATGGGGAAGATAAAGCGAAAAAGGCTGGTAATGAAAACTTAGTAGATGAGCAAGGGCAGCGGGGGACTGAGTTCCAGCAAAACCATCCTGAGAATAATGAAGAAACCATAGTTGCCCCACTTATTGGGAAGGTGATGTCGCTTTCAGAGGTCCCCGATGAAGTATTTAGCTCAGGTGCTATGGGACAGGGAGTAGCGATAGAGCCATCAGCTAACGGAATATATGCCCCGTTTGATGGAACGGTCGTTATGATTGCACATACAAAGCATGCGATCGGTTTACGTTCAAAAGCTGGTGTGGAGTTACTCGTGCATATTGGTTTAGATACAGTTAAATTAAATGGAAAACCTTTCACTTTAAATATTGAAGATGGCAATGAATTCCAGCAAGGTGATGTACTAGTCGAATTTGATAGAGAAATAATCCACAATGAAGGACTAGAGACGATTACACCTATTATCATAACGAACTCAGGTGACTATGAAGAAATTATCATCGAAGAGCGTAAAGATAGTACATTAAATGAGAAATTGATGACGGTAGTAAAATAAAGGAGGAATAAAATATGAGTAAGATGCCAGAAGATTTTCTATGGGGCGGAGCTTTAGCGGCTCACCAATTCGAAGGGGGATGGAACCAAGCAGGTAAAGGACCAAGTGTCGTTGATGTCATGACAGCAGGTGCCCATGGCGTCCCAAGAGAAATAACAGAAACAATTGAAGATGATAAGTTTTACCCGAACCATGAAGCCATTGATTTCTATCATAACTATAAAGAAGATATTGCTTTATTTGGGGAAATGGGATTAAAATGCTTAAGAACATCGATCGGATGGAGCAGAATTTTTCCAAAGGGTGACGAAGCTGAACCTAATGAAGAGGGATTACAATTCTATGATAATGTATTTGATGAATTACTGAAGCATGGAATTGAACCTGTCATTACATTATCTCACTTTGAAATGCCATTACATTTAGCACGAGAATATGGTGGATTTAGAAGCAGAAAAGTAGTGGACTTTTTCGCAAAGTTCTCTGAAGTTTGCTTTAATCGATATAAGAATAAAGTGAAATACTGGATGACATTTAACGAAATCAATAACAAAATGGATGTCAATAACCCCTTATTTTTATGGACAAACTCGGGTGTGGTTGTAGAGAAAGGCGAAAACGCTAAAGAAGTCATGTATCAAACAGGACATCATGAATTACTTGCAAGTGCATTAGCTGTCTCAAAAGGAAGAGAAATTAACCCAGAATTCGAAATGGGTGCAATGGTTTCACACGTACCCATTTATCCTTATTCATCAAACCCAGAGGATGTCATGTTAGCTGAAGAATCAATGAGACAACGCTACTTCTTCCCTGATGTACAAGTTCGCGGTTATTACCCTACCTACGCTTTAAAAGAATTTGAAAGAGAAGGATATACGATCAAGTTCGAAGACGGCGATGAAGAAATCTTAAAAAACGGTAAGGTTGATTATCTAGGGTTCAGTTACTATATGTCTACAACCGTTAAAAGTGATGTAGAAAACAATAATACTGGAGATATCGTTAATGGTGGTTTACCTAATGGGGTAGAAAATCCGTACATCAAATCTAGTGATTGGGGTTGGGCGATTGATCCAACTGGATTGAGATATACATTGAATCGTTTATACGATCGATACCAAATTCCATTATTTATCGTAGAAAATGGATTTGGTGCTGTGGATACTTTAGAAGAGGATGGCTCAATCCATGATCCACAAAGAATCGAATATTTAACATCACATATTGAAGCATTAGAAAAAGCAGTAACGTATGATGGTGTTGATTTAATGGGTTATACGCCGTGGGGAATCATAGATATTGTGTCGTTTACAACAGGTGAAATGAAAAAACGTTACGGGATGATTTATGTGGATCGTGATAATGAAGGAAATGGATCAATGAAGCGCTCTAAAAAAGCTTCATTTGATTGGTATAAACATGTCATTCAAACGAATGGTGAAGAATTGTAATGAATTAAAAATCTACTAACCAAAGTGGTGAACTATCCCCGAATAAGTATTCCTTATTCGGGGATAGTTCGTAATATGAATGCCTCTTTAATTGAAGGTCCAACAAACTAATGTTGGAGACTTTTTACTAATTTTACGGAATTTCTAATTCTTCCTTTGATACAACACGCCAACCGTGCGCTTCAAGTTTCTTTATATACGTTTCTAGTCTAGTTTCCCCGACTTCTATCGCAAGTGGTTCAAAGAAACCCAGCATTCATCAGAAGCATAGGTAATAGTAACTTTTGCAACTTCATATCCATTGTGGAATTGCGGATGAAATCCCGGATCATCTATTATATCCCCTTCAACAGGGCGAATATTAGATTCAAATGTTTTCATCACTACTTCTTGTAAATTCTTTTCTTCTTTTACTGATGATAGAAAAGCATTAAATTTATTTTCAATGTAGTCTCCGGTTACACCCCTAATCAAAAAATCCATTAATACTTCTTAAAGAATACTATACCACGTTATTGCACTAAACAAAGGCTCTGTCTTCTTGAATTGTTGCACCCATTAGTGTTTAATATTTACCTTCACAAATAAAAGTTTTATTGTATAGTATATTCCTGTTTCACCCGTCCTCAGTTCTTAGCCCATATCATAAAATTCCTTAAATATCGATATAATTAAAAGGCTTATTATTTTACTCACTTGGCATGATAAATTAAAGTTTAATTATTATATTTCCTACGTCAAAGAGTGCTAAGAGAAAATGCGACTACATGTACAACAGCTATACAATGATTTAAAAAATGAATCCGAACAAAAATTAGAACGTGGATTAAGAGAAGAAGAAAAACGACTTATTCAATGGATGGTTGAAAAAACCCTGTTACATAAGAATGCAAAATAATAGCTAGGTTGATGCAATTTAGATTAAGCCTTGCTAAAAGGCTTTTTACTCATTAAATAAACTAAAGGATATCTCAAAAAAAGGACAAACCTTTCAGTCTTCTCGCATAAACTAATTTCTAGTGGAAAATCTATACTCCACCCTGAAGCAAGTTTAAAAGGAAGACAGCCAGGAGGGAATGTTCATGTGGCTCTTTGTAGAGAAAGCAATTTTAGCAATGGTTATACTTCGCCTTATTTCCGGTTTTATTGAAATTACTGCTGCACTCCTTATGCTCAAATTTAATGAACTAGAGAAGGCGATCATGATCAACACATCCTTAGCCTTGGTCGGACCCCTCATTCTAATCGCAACTACAACTGTAGGATTACTCGGAATGGTAGACCGTATATCTTTCCCTCGACTTGCTTGCATAGTGGGCGGTGTAACCTTAATCCTTATAGGAGTTAAAATGCGCTAAGCTACAAATTCTGGGCATTTCTTCTGAACGATAAGAAGATCCCCTCTTTGCAAGGTGGCAAACCATTTCTATTATTCTTCCAAAAAGATTCTCACAACATACAGAGGATAAGCAGGAATTGAAGGATATGTCGTTTTAATATAATTAGTGGTTGTAATGGAAATTGAGACAAAAAAACAGGCTATCGAGAAAGTCTCAACAGCCTGTTTTTGAATTTATAGCTAAAAATGATATGTAATTTAATGTTTATTATTAAGATATTTGGTTGCGGGGACAGGATTTGAACCTGTGACCTCCGGGTTATGAGCCCGACGAGCTACCAGACTGCTCTACCCCGCGATAGTGTGGGAAAACTTTTATCAGTTCCCACTAAATTATACAAATGACGTGGCCGCGTCCTACTCTCACGGGGATCGACCCGACTACCATCGGCGCTGAAGAGCTTAACTGCTGTGTTCGGCATGGGAACAGGTGTGACCTCTTCGCTCTCGCCACCACATCATATGTTTATGAGGTGAACCCTCAAAACTGGATAAGACAGGCAAGACCAACATCATGTTTTAACGTTTGACAATCTAGCTCCGACTCCCAAATCCTCATGTTCTAAGCGATCTCTCTTCAAGGCTGAAAAACCACAGCCTTTACGTGAGCTCACTTAGCCCAGCGGACGTAAACGGTCGTCTCCGCTTTTTAATATAGTTAAGCCATCGATTGATTAGTATCCGTCAGCTTCACGTGTCACCACGCTTCGACCTCGGACCTATCGACCTCATCGTCTCTGAGGAATCTTACTTACTTGGCGTAAGGGGAAATCTCATCTCAAGGGGGCTTCATGCTTAGATGCTTTCAGCACTTATCCCGTCCACACGTAGCTACCCAGCGATGCTCCTGGCGGAACAACTGGTACACCAGCGGTGTGTCCATCCCGGTCCTCTCGTACTAAGGACAGCTCCTTTCAGATTTCCAACGCCCACGACGGATAGGGACCGAACTGTCTCACGACGTTCTGAACCCAGCTCGCGTACCGCTTTAATGGGCGAACAGCCCAACCCTTGGGACCGACTACAGCCCCAGGATGCGATGAGCCGACATCGAGGTGCCAAACCTCCCCGTCGATGTGGACTCTTGGGGGAGATAAGCCTGTTATCCCCGGGGTAGCTTTTATCCGTTGAGCGACGGCCCTTCCATACGGTACCGCCGGATCACTAAGCCCGACTTTCGTCCCTGCTCGACTTGTAGGTCTCGCAGTCAAGCTCCCTTGTGCCTTTACACTCTGCGAATGATTTCCAACCATTCTGAGGGAACCTTTGGGCGCCTCCGTTACTCTTTAGGAGGCGACCGCCCCAGTCAAACTGCCCACCTGACACTGTCTCCGAACCGGATCACGGTCCTGGGTTAGAATGTCCGTACAGCCAGGGTGGTATCCCACCAGCGCCTCCACCGAAGCTAGCGCTCCGGTTTCTCAGGCTCCCACCTATCCTGTACAAGCTGTACCAACATTCAATATCAGGCTACAGTAAAGCTCCACGGGGTCTTTCCGTCCTGTCGCGGGTAATGCGCATCTTCACGCATAGTATAATTTCACCGGGTCTCTCGTTGAGACAGTGCCCAAGTCGTTGCACCTTTCGTGCGGGTCGGAACTTACCCGACAAGGAATTTCGCTACCTTAGGACCGTTATAGTTACGGCCGCCGTTTACTGGGGCTTCGGTTCAACGCTTCGCGCGAAGCGCTAACGCATCCCCTTAACCTTCCAGCACCGGGCAGGTGTCAGCCCCTATACTTCGCCTTACGGCTTCGCAGAGACCTGTGTTTTTGGTAAACAGTCGCTTGGGCCTTTTCACTGCGGCTCCTCGGCAGAGGAGCACCCCTTCTCCCGAAGTTACGGGGTCATTTTGCCGAGTTCCTTAACGAGAGTTCTCCCGCTCACCTTAGGATTCTCTCCTCGCCTACCTGTGTTGGTTTGCGGTACGGGCGCCTCTTTCCTCACTAGAGGATTTTCTTGGCAGTGTGAAATCAGGAGCTTCGGTACTTTAGTTCCCTCCCCATCACAGCTTAACGTTGCCGAGCGGATTTGCCTGTCTCGACCGTCTTACTGCTTGGACGCACACATCCAGTGGTGCGCTCTCCTTATCCTCCTGCGTCCCCCCGTCGTTCAAACGGAAAGGAGGCGGTACAGGAATATCAACCTGTTGGCCATCGCCTACGCCTTTCGGCCTCGGCTTAGGTCCCGACTAACCCTGAGAGGACGAGCCTTCCTCAGGAAACCTTGGGCTTTCGGTGAAAGAGATTCTCACTCTTTTTTCGCTACTCATACCGGCATTCTCACTTCTAAGCGCTCCACCAGTCCTTACGGTCTGACTTCTCCGCTCTTAGAACGCTCTCCTACCACTGATCCGTTCGGATCAATCCGCAGCTTCGGTGGTGTGTTTAGCCCCGGTATATTTTCGGCGCAGAGTCACTCGACCAGTGAGCTATTACGCACTCTTTCAATGATGGCTGCTTCTAAGCCAACATCCTGGTTGTCTAAGCAACTCCACATCCTTTTCCACTTAACACACACTTTGGGACCTTAGCTGGCGGTCTGGGCTGTTTCCCTTTCGACCATGAACCTTATCACCCATGGTCTGACTCCCAGAACAAAGTCGTTGGCATTCGGAGTTTGACTGAATTCGGTAACCCGGTAGGGGCCCCTCGTCCAATCAGTGCTCTACCTCCAAGACTTTCTATTCTGAGGCTAGCCCTAAAGCTATTTCGGAGAGAACCAGCTATCTCCGTGTTCGATTGGCATTTCACCCCTACCCACACCTCATCCCCGCA carries:
- a CDS encoding beta-glucoside-specific PTS transporter subunit IIABC, translating into MAEKVRDYPKLAKDILEAVGGEENVIGATRCATRLRLVLKRSKPKAKEKVSSMPGVITAVENNGQFQVVIGQHVGEVYDEFASLVNVDTSEGESGNKGRILNRVIATMSAVFAPFVYILAAAGILQGSLILINLFSDSFIETGTYQVLSFISWAPFTFLPIFIAITASQHFRTNTYIAVACCAALVSPTWAGMAAQIAAGNSITFLGIALSETVYTSSVLPPLFLVWILSYLERFLNRNMNEVIRPLFVPFLCMIIMIPLTILLIGPASTIGANGIADGYNFLAENAPAVAGAIIGGLWQILVIFGVHWGVTPMVLANFDLYGRDSFQAYQTIAVVAQVGAVLGVFLKAKSQEVRKVSASAGITGLFGITEPAIYGVTLRFKKPFIFGCISGAVGAIAASIFNPYYFAYAGLPGPLTIVNGIDADYPLSIWGILLGVVIAVILPVVLIQIFGYGEDKAKKAGNENLVDEQGQRGTEFQQNHPENNEETIVAPLIGKVMSLSEVPDEVFSSGAMGQGVAIEPSANGIYAPFDGTVVMIAHTKHAIGLRSKAGVELLVHIGLDTVKLNGKPFTLNIEDGNEFQQGDVLVEFDREIIHNEGLETITPIIITNSGDYEEIIIEERKDSTLNEKLMTVVK
- the bglA gene encoding 6-phospho-beta-glucosidase BglA gives rise to the protein MSKMPEDFLWGGALAAHQFEGGWNQAGKGPSVVDVMTAGAHGVPREITETIEDDKFYPNHEAIDFYHNYKEDIALFGEMGLKCLRTSIGWSRIFPKGDEAEPNEEGLQFYDNVFDELLKHGIEPVITLSHFEMPLHLAREYGGFRSRKVVDFFAKFSEVCFNRYKNKVKYWMTFNEINNKMDVNNPLFLWTNSGVVVEKGENAKEVMYQTGHHELLASALAVSKGREINPEFEMGAMVSHVPIYPYSSNPEDVMLAEESMRQRYFFPDVQVRGYYPTYALKEFEREGYTIKFEDGDEEILKNGKVDYLGFSYYMSTTVKSDVENNNTGDIVNGGLPNGVENPYIKSSDWGWAIDPTGLRYTLNRLYDRYQIPLFIVENGFGAVDTLEEDGSIHDPQRIEYLTSHIEALEKAVTYDGVDLMGYTPWGIIDIVSFTTGEMKKRYGMIYVDRDNEGNGSMKRSKKASFDWYKHVIQTNGEEL
- a CDS encoding YqhV family protein translates to MWLFVEKAILAMVILRLISGFIEITAALLMLKFNELEKAIMINTSLALVGPLILIATTTVGLLGMVDRISFPRLACIVGGVTLILIGVKMR